In Tenacibaculum sp. 190524A02b, the genomic stretch CCAATAACACCTTTATCTCCACAATGCGGATTTAAACCTAGAACGGCAATCTTAGGTTTGCTAATATTAAAGTCTTCTTTTAAAGACTTATGCATAATTTCAACCTTAGATTTAATTAATTCAGGTGTAATTGATTCTGAAATTTTTGAAACAGGTATATGACCTGTGATTAAGCCTATGCGTAAATCTTCGGTCATTAAAATCATTAAACTTTCTCCTTCAAAATTATCATTTAAGTATTCAGTATGACCAGGGAAGTTAAAGTCTTTCGATTGTATGTTTTCTTTATTTATAGGGGCGGTTACTAGAAGGTCAATTTTATCTACTTTTAGGGCTTCTACAGTTTTTTGTAAAGATTTTAAGGCGTAGTTACCTCCAGTAGCTGTGTTTTTCCCTAACTCAACTTTAACGTCTTCTTTCCAAATATTAAATAAGTTTATTTTTCCATGAACAATATTGTCAAGAGAATTAATACCGTGAATACTATTGTTTAGTTTTAGTATTTTTTTGTGAAAGGAAATAGTTTTGTTAGCACCAAATAAAACAGGAGTGCAAAAGTCAAGCATACGCTTGTCTTCAAAAGTCTTTAGGATAACTTCTATTCCTATTCCATTTATATCTCCAATTGAAATTCCAACAATAATTTTGTCTGATTTATCCATAGTATACCTTTCTAATATCGTATTTTTGATGCTAACAAAAGTAACTAAAATTTAGAGAATGTTTACTGGAATTATAGAAACACTTGGTGTTATAGCGGATTTAAAAAGAGAGCAAGGAAATCTTCATATAAGTGTACAGTCGGAAATTACTTCTGAGTTAAAAATAGATCAAAGTGTAGCGCATAATGGCGTGTGTTTAACAGTTGTTGAAATTAACGGAGATGAGTACGTGGTTACTGCGATACAAGAGACTTTAAATAAAACAAACTTAGAAGGATTAAAAGTAGGTGATGAGGTGAATTTGGAAAGAGGAATGAAATTGGGAGCTAGATTAGATGGACATATTGTTCAAGGGCATGTAGATAAAACAGCAGTTTGTAACAGAATAAAGGATGAAGATGGGAGTACTATTTTTACGTTTGTTTATGATTTTGATGGTGAGAATGTAACTATAGAAAAAGGTTCTATTACAGTTAATGGTGTTAGTTTAACAGTGGTGAACTCAAAAGATAATGAGTTTAGTGTAGCAATTATACCTTATACATTAGCACATACTACTTTTAAAAACTTTGAAATAGGAACGAAGGTGAATTTAGAATTTGATGTGATAGGAAAGTATGTAGCAAGATTGCATAGTTTAAATTTTTCTAATCAATAGGTGTTGTAAAAAGTACTATAAAGAAAAGATTGTAAGATAATGTTAGTTTGTCTTATTGATGAGTGAGCTTAGGGGGTTAAGTTACCCAATAATTAGTAATAAAAATAAAGAAGCTACCGCGAAAATCTCTCTCGTGGCGGTAAGAGTAAGCAATACGGTAATAAAAGAAGCTGCTTTACATTAGTTTGTAAGGTGGTTTTTTTGTGCAATCAATTTTCGTTTTTATTTTCTGATTGTACAATTCTGTACAAATTTTTTCTTGTACAAGTTTAGAGGTAAAGATTTATTGATGTGAAAGTCGGTTTAGTAAGTAAGTTGAGTTTTGTTTAATAATTGGGGTATTTTTATAGGAGAATGGATCCGTTTGTTTTTTAAGAAAGGAATTAAATTCTATTAGACTATTTTATTTAAGTGTTTACATGTATTTTTAAGGACTAGAAAGGAGAAGGAGTAAAAGAAAATAATTACTTCCAAATGCTGTCAACTAATTAACTTAAACTACTATTATATTATTATGGATTTATTCCAAACTATTGCGCTAAGCTTTTCAGGCGGAGGCTATAGAGCGGCTTGTTTTTCATTAGGAACACTTTCTCTATTAGAAAAAGTAGGCTTGTTAGAAAATGTAAAAGCAATTTCTACTGTTTCTGGCGGTACAATTACAGGTGTTAAATATGCACAATCACAAGTAGAAGAAAAGGGGTTTGATGTCTTTTTTAAAGAATATTATCAATGGTTAGAAAAGGATGATTTAGCAAGTAATGCAATAAGTCATTTACGATGGCCTTTGATTTGGAATAAACCTGAAAATAAACATAAAAGAAAAAATCCCATCAATGCCTTTGCAATAGAGTATAATGAAGCTACTAATCATGTAACACTAGGGCAAGTTCAGGATATGATAGCGGAAAAGAAAACACATTTAAAAAGAGTAATTTTTAATGCAACTGATTTTGATACAACCTATCATTTTAGATTTCAAAATATAAAAGGAAATAGGAAACGATTTGGTAATGGTAAGGCACATGGAGCTTACAAAGATATATTAGATGATATTAAATTAGGTGATGTTATTGCAGCATCTACGGCTTTTCCTGGTGGATTTGAACCTATAGGTTTTCCTAGTGATTTTACTGAAAAGTACAAAGAATTAGAAGAGATTGGTTTAATGGATGGTGGGATTTTGGATAATCAGGGTACTTCTGTTTTTGTGTCTGATGTTCAAAATAATACAAATGAAGGGTATGATTTATATTTTGTGAGTGATGTAGCATCACCCTATACAGGAAAGGGGTTTGAGTTTGCGTCTAAAAATAAGTTTAGTAAATATGCCTCTTGGGTATCTAGTGCGTTTACCTTGCTTTTTATGTTGGTGATAACAGTATTTTTCTTTTTGCAAAAATGGTTGGTTTCTTATACGATAAGTGTAGTGTTTTTAGCTTTTTTAATTTTTATTCAAATAGGATTTTTTTTACTGTCAAATTTAATGCAACAACAAACAGGAATTGATCAACGGTTGTATTTACCGCCAAAAAGGGTTGGCTTCTATATTGTTAACAGAGGGAAGTCTTTGTTACGTATGGCAAGTGTTATTTTTCTGAAAAACGATAGAAGGCAACATGCTGCAACCTTGTATAGTACATTTCCTACTAAAATAGCTACATCAACCGTGTATGAATTACGTTGTGAAGATATTTATGGAGAAAAAACTAAAAAACCAGAACGAGTAAGGAATTGGGAAAAGATAGTGGTGTATACTAAAGATATTAATGGCTTAATAATTGAAAACTCAACAAAAAGTGCTGCTTTTGGAACTACGTTGTGGTTCACTAAAAAAGATAGGTCTAATGATATGCTAAATGTATTAATAGCCTGTGGAGAATATACAGCTTGCTATAATTTAATCGCACATATTGTTATTCATCATGGCGAAGAAGGTGTAAAAACTGAGTTGTTTAAACAATTGATAAGGTTGTGGGATGAGTTTCAGAAGAACCCTAAGTATTTAGTAAGAGAAAGGTTGAAGGATTTGTAAAAACAAAAAAGCTTCACAAAAAGTGAAGCTTTAAAGGTGGTCCCACATGGGCTCGAACCATGGACCCCCTGATTATGAGTCAGGTGCTCTAACCAACTGAGCTATAGGACCCGTTATTTTCGGTTTGCAAAGATATAAACTTTTTTAAAATACCAAAGAATTTTTTAAACTTTTCTGCTCATTAAATTCATTCCAAAGGCGCGTAATCCCTCCTTTGCCTCATCACTAATAGCTAAATCTTGTAAATACTCAAAAGATTTATTGGTGTAGTATTCAATAAGTTGTTCCGTGTGTTCAGGAATATTATTGTTATTGAAAATAGCTGTGACTTGTTCTATTTTTTCTTCAATATTTTTTTCTTTTCCATTGTAGAAGTTTAATAAGTTTTCTTTATCGTTATTATTACTTACTTCCAAAGCTTTTAAATAGAGGTAGGTCTTTTTATTTTCAATAATATCTCCACCTATTTGTTTACCAAAAGTTTCTGGATTCCCAAAGGTGTCTAGGTAATCATCTTGTAATTGAAAAGCAATACCTAAATTTAATCCATAATTATAAAGTAAATCAGCTTGTGCATCATCAGTTTCAGTAACTATTGCCCCCATTTTTAATGCAGCTGCAACTAAAACTGAAGTTTTAAGAGTTATCATTTTTATATATTCACCAATAGTAACGTCATTTCTAGTTTCAAAATCAACATCCAACTGTTGGCCATCACATACTTCTAAAGCTGTTTTACTAAATAGTTGAGCAAGTTTTTGAAAAACAGTAGGTTTGTAGTTTTCGAAATACTGATACGCTAAAATTAACATAGCATCACCAGATAAAATCCCTGTATTAATGTTCCACTTTTCATGTACCGTTTCTTTGCCTCTTCGTAAAGGAGCATCATCCATAATATCATCATGTACCAATGTAAAGTTGTGAAAAACTTCTACGGCAAGCGCGGCAGGTAAAGCATCCTTATAGCTACCAGAAAAAATATCAGCAGCAATTAATGTTAAGATGGGTCTTATCCTTTTTCCACCAAGTTGAAGTATATAATCAATAGGTTCGTATAAGTTTTTAGGCTCTCTATTGAAGTTTTGCTTTTCTAAATAATTTATAAAATCTGAATGATATTGTAGTAAGTCCAAATCTGAAAAAATTTTGGTAAAAATAAGGAAACAAAAATGCTAAACTCATATAATGTTAAAAAAAATTAAAACTTTGGAAACTTTTTATGTTTCTAAAGTTTCCTTTTGTATTTTTGCCCTCGAATTTATCAAAGTATGAAAGATAAGATTTTAGAGAAAGCTGGAGAAATGTTTTTAAACTTCGGGTTTAAAAGTGTTACGATGGATGATATTGCTAGGGAGTTAGGAGTATCTAAAAAAACCTTATATAAATATTTTTCTAATAAAGTTGCTTTAGTTGATGCTGCTACAGAAGCTGTTCAAAAAGCTATTGATAGTACTATTTTATATATAAAAGAGCAGCAGTATAATGCTATTGAGGAAGAATTTGCAGTTAAAGCCATTTTTAAAGAAATGTTTAAAAATGCGAAAACATCACCCATGTACCAATTGAAAAAATACTACCCAGAAACTTACACAAAGTTAATGGAGCGTGAAGTATGTATGTTTAGAGATTGCAATTTAGATAATTTAATAAAGGGAGTAGAACAAGGCTTGTACAGGAGCGATATTAAAAAAGATTTAATCGTCAATTTCTATTTCACATTAATTTTTGGAGTATTTGAAAGTGATTTGTATAGCCATGAAATACAAGAAGTGCTGAAAATAGAATATGAAATATTAGAATACCATATAAGAGCTATTGCTACAGAAAAAGGATTGAAAGAGTTAGAGAAACAATTAAAAATAATAAACCAAAACAAATAACAATGAGAAAATACATATACAGTGTATTTGTATTCTTTTTAACGAGTGTTGTACTCGCACAAGAAAAAGAGATGCGTTTATCAATGCAGGGGGCTATTGAATACGCTATAAAAAATAACTACGACAATAAGATTGCTTCAAAAAATATTGAAGCAGCTCATGAAAGAAAGTGGGAAACTACTACTATGGGGTTACCGCAAATTAACGGTAAAGTAGATTACCAAAACTGGTTAAAACAGCAGGTGTCTATTTTCCCAGCTGGTTTTGCAGATGGGTTTAGTCAAATAAGACAATTAGGAGATTTTTACGATTTATCTTCTTTAGGTGTTATTAAAGATATACCAGATGCTCCTACAGGAGGTTTAGCAGTTCCTTTTGGTACGAAACAAAGTGTAAATGCATCGGTAACTTTAACACAATTGTTATTTGATGGTTCATACTTAGTAGGCTTACAGTCAGCTAAAACCTATTTAAAAATTTCTGAGCAAGCTAAAGAAAAAACAGAGTTATCTACAAGAGAAGCTGTTGTTAATGCTTATGGAAATGTGTTAGTTACTGAAAAATCAATTGAGATTTTAGAAAGTAATAAACGAGTTTTAGAAAAAAACTTGAATGAAACACAAAAAATTTATGACAATGGTTTAACTGAGCTTGAAAATGTAGAGCAATTACAAATTACCTTAGGTAATATTGAAAACAATTTGAATAATGCTAAAAGAATGAAAGAAATAGCGTATCAAATGTTGAATATCTCTTTAGGAAATGCCATTGAAACAAAGTTAGTTTTGACAGATTCTTTAGATAATCTAGTAGTATCAAATACAGATTTAAGTTTGTTAACCAAGGTGTTTGATGTAAGTAAGCATATTGATTACCGAATGATAGAGAATGATAGAGAGAGTAAACGTTTGTTAATACGATTAGAGCAAAGTAAAGCATTACCTAGTTTATCAGCATTTATTAACTATGGAGCAAATGCTAACTCAGATACTTTTACCTTTTTTGATAGTAGTCAGCAATGGTTTGATTATTCATTATTTGGAGTAAGTTTAAACGTACCTATCTTTAGTAGTTTTGGAAGACGTGCAAAGACAGCAAGAGCAAGAATTGAGTTGGAGAATGCAGATATCAAAAAAGAAGAGGTAAAACAGAAATTAAGCTTACAAGCTAAAACAGCAAAAAGTGAGTATCAATTAAGTATTGAAAATTACGAAACAGCGAAGAAAAACTTAGCCTTGGCAGAACGTATAGAGAAAAAACAACAAGTAAAGTTTTTTGAAGGAATCTCTTCAAGTTTTGACTTACTTCAAGCGCAAAACCAATTATACACACAGCAAAATACCTATATGCAATCTATGTTAAATGTGATTGCAAAGAAAGCAAAATTAGAAAACGCATTAAATATATCTATTAAATAACCAACTAATGAGAAGGATAATAACTATCATAATAACAATAACAGTATTTGCTTCTTGTGGAAGTAAAGAACAATCTGTAGCCTCGGTAATAGGTACAAAAGATTTAAAAGTAATTCGTGCTAAAAAAGACGAATTAGACAAAAAACAACAAGAGTTAGCGGCTCAAATAAAATTATTAAATAATGAAATAGCGAAGTTAGATACAAATAAAAAAGTACCTCTAATTACTACAATAGCTGCTCAAGAAGCTGAGTTTGTTCATTATTTAGATTTACAAGGAAGTGTACAGACCAAGAAAAATGTACTAGTGTATCCTGAAATGCCAGGACAATTAGTTAGAATCTATGTAAAAGAAGGACAACGAGTAGCCAAAGGACAAGCCTTAGCAAAAATAGACGATGGAGGTTTAAGTCAACAAGTAGCACAAGCAGAAGCACAAGCGGCTTTGGCAAAAACTACGTATGACAGACAAAAAAGACTTTGGGAACAAAAAATAGGTTCTGAAATTCAGTATTTACAAACTAAAACAAATTACGAAGCCTTAACTAGAACGGTTAATCAGTTAAAGCAACAATTAGGAAAAAGCGTAATTAAAGCACCTTTTACAGGAATTGTAGATGATGTAATTAAAGAACAAGGAACTGTAGTGGCTCCTGGACCAGGATCGGAAGTGTTTAGAGTGGTGAACTTAGGAGATATGTATATTGAAACAGATGTTCCTGAAAGCTATATTTCTACTGTTAAGAAAGGGAAAGAAGTTCAAGTTGAATTCCCAATATTAGGGAAAACACTAGCGTCTAAAATTCGTCAAGCAGGAAATTTTATCAATCCAGCTAATAGAACTTTTAAAGTAGAGATAGGAGTACCAAATAAAGATAGAAGTATAAAACCTAATCTTACAGCTAAATTAAAAATTAACGATTATACAAATCCTAAAGCCATATTAATTCCTCAAAGTATCATTTCAGAAAACTCAAAAGGAGAGCAATATGTATATGTGGTAAATAAAACTGGAGGTAAATCAGTAGCGAAGCAAGTGATTATAAAAACTGGAAAAACACAAGGAGATGTTATTGAGGTAGTAGAAGGAGTTAAAAGTGGCGCGCAAATTATTAATGAAGGTGCAAGAAGTGTAAAAGATAATCAGGAAGTTAAAATTTTAGAGCTAGCTAAAAAATAATTAAAAAAGTATTCTGATGACAGAACAACAAAAAAAAGTAGATAAAGAGTTTGGTTTATCTTCTTGGGCAATTAATAATAAAACTACCATTTATGTTTTAATGGTGATTATATTGTTCTCAGGTATTTCAGCTTTCCTAGGAATGCCAAGAGAAAACTTCCCAGAAATAAAAGAAACTAAAATATATGTAAGCTCAGTATTTCCTGGGAATACAGCTGAGGATATTGAAAAACTGATTACAGATCCTTTAGAAGAAAAGTTAAAAACGGTAAGTAATGTAACTAAGATTAATTCTACATCACAAGAGAATGTATCAATGGTTACTATTGAGTTTGATGAAAGCATTACAGTTGAGGCGGCTAAACAAAAGGTGAAAGATGAAATAGATGAAGAAGTATCTGGTGAAGATTGGCCAACATTTAATGGAGCTAAGGTAGAACCAAATGTTTTTGAATTAAATATTTCTGAAGAAACACCTATTTTAAATATTAATATTTCAGGTGATTATACGGTAGAACAACTTAAAGACTATGCCGAGTATTTACAAGATGAAATAGAAGATTTAGAGGAGATAAAGAAAGCTGATATCCGTGGAGCTGAAGATAAAGAGGTAGAAGTGGCTGTAGATATCTATAAAATGATGGCGGCAAAGGTTAGCTTTGGTGATGTGATGCAAGCCATTGGTAATGGAAATACCACCATTTCTGCTGGAAATATTATAGCAAGTGGGCAGCGAAGAACCATTCGTGTATTAGGAGAAATAGAAAAACCTAAAGAGTTAGATGATTTTGTAGTGAAATCAGAAAGAGGAAACTCTA encodes the following:
- the pdxA gene encoding 4-hydroxythreonine-4-phosphate dehydrogenase PdxA codes for the protein MDKSDKIIVGISIGDINGIGIEVILKTFEDKRMLDFCTPVLFGANKTISFHKKILKLNNSIHGINSLDNIVHGKINLFNIWKEDVKVELGKNTATGGNYALKSLQKTVEALKVDKIDLLVTAPINKENIQSKDFNFPGHTEYLNDNFEGESLMILMTEDLRIGLITGHIPVSKISESITPELIKSKVEIMHKSLKEDFNISKPKIAVLGLNPHCGDKGVIGKEDDELIRPALKEIQDTGKLVLGPYAADGFFGSKTYLQFDGVLAMYHDQGLAPFKALSFGNGVNFTAGLNKVRTSPDHGTGFDIAGKNKANPDSFKEALFSALKIHKNRTEYQTLTKEALDKKQ
- a CDS encoding riboflavin synthase, which codes for MFTGIIETLGVIADLKREQGNLHISVQSEITSELKIDQSVAHNGVCLTVVEINGDEYVVTAIQETLNKTNLEGLKVGDEVNLERGMKLGARLDGHIVQGHVDKTAVCNRIKDEDGSTIFTFVYDFDGENVTIEKGSITVNGVSLTVVNSKDNEFSVAIIPYTLAHTTFKNFEIGTKVNLEFDVIGKYVARLHSLNFSNQ
- a CDS encoding patatin-like phospholipase family protein, translated to MDLFQTIALSFSGGGYRAACFSLGTLSLLEKVGLLENVKAISTVSGGTITGVKYAQSQVEEKGFDVFFKEYYQWLEKDDLASNAISHLRWPLIWNKPENKHKRKNPINAFAIEYNEATNHVTLGQVQDMIAEKKTHLKRVIFNATDFDTTYHFRFQNIKGNRKRFGNGKAHGAYKDILDDIKLGDVIAASTAFPGGFEPIGFPSDFTEKYKELEEIGLMDGGILDNQGTSVFVSDVQNNTNEGYDLYFVSDVASPYTGKGFEFASKNKFSKYASWVSSAFTLLFMLVITVFFFLQKWLVSYTISVVFLAFLIFIQIGFFLLSNLMQQQTGIDQRLYLPPKRVGFYIVNRGKSLLRMASVIFLKNDRRQHAATLYSTFPTKIATSTVYELRCEDIYGEKTKKPERVRNWEKIVVYTKDINGLIIENSTKSAAFGTTLWFTKKDRSNDMLNVLIACGEYTACYNLIAHIVIHHGEEGVKTELFKQLIRLWDEFQKNPKYLVRERLKDL
- a CDS encoding polyprenyl synthetase family protein gives rise to the protein MDLLQYHSDFINYLEKQNFNREPKNLYEPIDYILQLGGKRIRPILTLIAADIFSGSYKDALPAALAVEVFHNFTLVHDDIMDDAPLRRGKETVHEKWNINTGILSGDAMLILAYQYFENYKPTVFQKLAQLFSKTALEVCDGQQLDVDFETRNDVTIGEYIKMITLKTSVLVAAALKMGAIVTETDDAQADLLYNYGLNLGIAFQLQDDYLDTFGNPETFGKQIGGDIIENKKTYLYLKALEVSNNNDKENLLNFYNGKEKNIEEKIEQVTAIFNNNNIPEHTEQLIEYYTNKSFEYLQDLAISDEAKEGLRAFGMNLMSRKV
- a CDS encoding TetR/AcrR family transcriptional regulator, with translation MKDKILEKAGEMFLNFGFKSVTMDDIARELGVSKKTLYKYFSNKVALVDAATEAVQKAIDSTILYIKEQQYNAIEEEFAVKAIFKEMFKNAKTSPMYQLKKYYPETYTKLMEREVCMFRDCNLDNLIKGVEQGLYRSDIKKDLIVNFYFTLIFGVFESDLYSHEIQEVLKIEYEILEYHIRAIATEKGLKELEKQLKIINQNK
- a CDS encoding TolC family protein, whose product is MRKYIYSVFVFFLTSVVLAQEKEMRLSMQGAIEYAIKNNYDNKIASKNIEAAHERKWETTTMGLPQINGKVDYQNWLKQQVSIFPAGFADGFSQIRQLGDFYDLSSLGVIKDIPDAPTGGLAVPFGTKQSVNASVTLTQLLFDGSYLVGLQSAKTYLKISEQAKEKTELSTREAVVNAYGNVLVTEKSIEILESNKRVLEKNLNETQKIYDNGLTELENVEQLQITLGNIENNLNNAKRMKEIAYQMLNISLGNAIETKLVLTDSLDNLVVSNTDLSLLTKVFDVSKHIDYRMIENDRESKRLLIRLEQSKALPSLSAFINYGANANSDTFTFFDSSQQWFDYSLFGVSLNVPIFSSFGRRAKTARARIELENADIKKEEVKQKLSLQAKTAKSEYQLSIENYETAKKNLALAERIEKKQQVKFFEGISSSFDLLQAQNQLYTQQNTYMQSMLNVIAKKAKLENALNISIK
- a CDS encoding efflux RND transporter periplasmic adaptor subunit; protein product: MRRIITIIITITVFASCGSKEQSVASVIGTKDLKVIRAKKDELDKKQQELAAQIKLLNNEIAKLDTNKKVPLITTIAAQEAEFVHYLDLQGSVQTKKNVLVYPEMPGQLVRIYVKEGQRVAKGQALAKIDDGGLSQQVAQAEAQAALAKTTYDRQKRLWEQKIGSEIQYLQTKTNYEALTRTVNQLKQQLGKSVIKAPFTGIVDDVIKEQGTVVAPGPGSEVFRVVNLGDMYIETDVPESYISTVKKGKEVQVEFPILGKTLASKIRQAGNFINPANRTFKVEIGVPNKDRSIKPNLTAKLKINDYTNPKAILIPQSIISENSKGEQYVYVVNKTGGKSVAKQVIIKTGKTQGDVIEVVEGVKSGAQIINEGARSVKDNQEVKILELAKK